In the genome of Thermodesulfobacteriota bacterium, the window TTCTCGATACGCTCCTCCCCGCGCCGACATCGTCGGCTTACCCCTACCATCCCCCCGGCCCCCCCGGCCACGTTTCGGGGGGCGATGAGAGACACGGGGAAGGCGCGCCGCATAAAGACACCAGGGAAAAACTCCGGGGGCTCTTGAAGGAGGGCAAGCTCGACGAGAGGGCCGTCGAAGTCGACCAGGCCGAGCACCAGAAGATGCCCATGGTGGAGATATTCTCGTCGGCCGGCGTGGAGGAGATGGACATGAAGGAGATGTTCTCCAACATCTTCCCCAAGAAGACCCGGAGGAGGAAGGTCAAGGTCCCCGATGCCCTCGAGATACTCACCCAGGAGGAGGCCCAGAGGCTTATCGACATGGACAGGGTCAGGAAAGAGGCCATAGAGAGGGTCGAGCAGTCGGGCATAGTCTTCATAGACGAGATAGATAAGATTGCGGGCCGCCAGGCCGGCCAGGGCCCGGACGTATCCAGGGAGGGCGTGCAGAGGGACCTCCTGCCGATAGTCGAGGGCTCGACCGTCAACACCAAGCACGGGATGGTAAAGACCGACCACATACTCTTTATCGCCTCCGGCGCGTTCCACATCTCGAAACCCTCGGACCTCATACCCGAGTTCCAGGGCCGCTTTCCCATAAGGGTGGAGCTCACGAGCCTCGGCAAGGGGGACTTCATAAAGATACTCACGGAGCCTGAGAACGCGCTCCTGAAACAGTCGATAGCGCTCCTCGAGACCGAGGGGGTAGAGCTCGTCTTTACCGACGACGCCGTGGAGGAGATAGCCGCCATAGCCACGAAGGTGAACGACAGCATGGAGAACATAGGGGCCAGGAGGCTCCACACCGTCATGGAGCGGGTACTGGACGACATATCCTTCAACGCTCCGGACATGAAGGAGAAGAAGTTAGTGGTGGACAGCGGCTACGTCATGGAAAGGCTTTCCGAGATATTGAAAGACGAGGACCTGTCCAGGTATATACTTTAAGGGCCGTGATGCGAATGAAAGGCCGTAACACGTGTGCGTGATGCGTGATGCGGAAAGAACGATTATTAGTAGAGACTTATGAAAAAACATATAGAGAAAATAAAAGTCCTCTTCGAGGCCTTCCCGTACATAAAGAAGTTTTACGGGAAGACCGTCGTCATAAAGTACGGCGGGAGCGCTATGGCCGAGGAAGACCTTAAGCGGAGCTTCGCCCGGGACATAGTGCTGATGAAGTACGTGGGCATAAACCCGGTCATCGTCCACGGCGGCGGGCCGCAGATAGGCGGGCTCCTCGAACGGCTCGGCAAGGAGAGCCGGTTCGTCAAGGGCATCCGCGTCACCGACGCCGACACCATGGACGTCGTGGAGATGGTGCTCGTCGGGAAGGTGAATAAAGAGATAGTGGGTCTCATAAACCACTTCGGCGGCAGGGCCGTGGGCTTCGGAGGGAAGGACGGCGCCACCATAAAGGCCAGGAGGCTTAAGATACGCGGCGAGGAGATGGGCATGGCCGGGGAGGTCGAGTCCATAGACTCGAGCCTCATAGCGAGCCTCGACGAGGGCAACTTCATCCCGGTAATAGCCCCGGTCGGCGGGGACGATAAGGGCGCCAGCTACAACATAAACGCCGACGCCGTCGCCGGGAAGATAGCCTCCTCCCTGAAGGCCGAAAAGCTCATACTCCTTACCGACGTAAAGGGCGTGATAGATAAGAAGAAAAAGCTCCTGAACTCGCTAAGCCTCTCCGAGGCCAGGTCCCTTATAACCAGGAAGGTCGCGACCGGGGGGATGATACCCAAGCTCAAGTGCTGCATCGAGGCGGTCGCCCGGGACGTTACCTCCGCGCACATAATAGACGGCAGGGTGGAGCACGCCGTTCTGCTGGAGGTCTTCACCGACGCGGGTGTGGGGACGGTCATAAAGCCCCGGAAAAGGTAGCGTCGTGGCGGGGACGATATGGGACGCCATCTCGCGCACGGAAGATAGGCTCAAGGAAAACGGGATAAGCGGCGCCCGGAGGGAGGCGCTCTTGATGCTCTCCCAGATTCTGGGCACGAAGCCCTCGCAGATCATACAAATCCGCGCCATGCCCTTTGGGGAGTCCAACCGGAAGACCCTGGAAGGGTGGGTGGAGAGGAGGCTCAAGAGGGAGCCGCTCCAGTACATAATCGGAGAGACGGAGTTCCGGGGGGTGGGCTTCATGGTCGGCCCCGCCGTGCTCATACCGCGTCCCGAGACCGAGCATCTGGTCGAGGAGTCGGTAAATGCGCTCAAGCCGGGTCCCGAAAAGCCCATGGTGCTCGACCTCTGCACCGGGAGCGGATGTGTGTCGGTCTGTATCGCCATGGAAGTCCCCCGTGCCCTTGTCCTCGCAACCGACAACTCGCCCGACGCCATAGAGACCACCGTAAAGAACGCGCTCGTAAACGACGTCATCGAGAGGGTGGAGTGCCTGGAGGGCGACCTCTTCGATGCCGTTAAGGACCTCCCGCTCGAAGGCAAGTTCGACCTTATCGTCGCAAACCCCCCATACATAAAGAGTGCCGACATAGGGGAGCTAGAGCCCGAGGTCAGCGACTACGAGCCGCGAGCGGCCCTTGACGGGGGGGAAGACGGGCTGGAGTTCATAAAGAGGATTATCGAAGGCGCCCCCAGGTACATGAAGCCCGGAGGCACGCTTATCTTCGAGGTCGGCTACGACCAGGCGGAAGAGGTGGAGGGGCTCCTGGAGGAGTCCGAGGAGTTCGAGTCCGTCGATATAATAAAGGACTACTCCGGGATAGAGAGGGTAGTGAAGGCGAGGAAAATCGGGGAGGAGGAGACGGCACCTTGACCAATAAGGAAATAATAGAGCTTACCGCGCGCCATGTGGCTAATACTTACAGGCGCTTCCCAGTGGCGTTCGTTAAGGGGGAAGGCACGAGGCTTTGGGACGCCGACGGGCGCGAGTATCTGGACTTCGTGGCGGGGCTGGCGGTCTGTAACCTCGGCCACTGCCACCCTCGGGTTGTCGAAGCCATAAGGGAGCAGGCCGGAAAGCTTATCCACGTCTCGAACCTCTTCCATATCGAGCCGCAGTCCGAGTTCGCGAAGCTCCTTACGGAGAACTCGTTCGCCGACAGGGTATTTTTCTGCAACTCCGGGGCCGAGGCTAACGAGGCGGCAATAAAGCTCGCACGGAAGTTTTTTAGCGCCAGGGGTGAAGGCCGCTTCCAGATAGTCTCCATGGAGAAGAGCTTCCACGGCAGGACCATGGCCGCCATGGCCGCCACCGGACAGAAGAAGATCCAGGAGGGGTTCGAGCCGCTCCTGGAAAAGTTCATCTATGTCCCGTTTAACGACGTGGAGGCCGTCCGCCGCGCGGTGACCGAAACCACGGCGGCTGTAATGGTGGAGCCCATTCAAGGCGAGGGCGGGGTGAACCTCCCGGATAAAGGCTACCTGAAGGAGCTAAAGGCGTTCTCTCGTGAGGCCGGCATACTCCTTATATTCGACGAGGTGCAGGTCGGGATGGGGCGGACCGGGACGCTCTTCGCCTACGAAAATTACGATGTCGAGCCCGACGTGATGACGCTCGCAAAGGGGCTTGCCGGAGGGGTTGCCATAGGCGCGATGCTCGCAACGGAAGAGGTCGCTGCCGCCTTCGGTCCGGGCGCGCATGCCTCGACATTCGGCGGGAACCCGCTCGCGACGGCCGCGGGCACGGCGGCGCTTAGGGCCACGCTCGAAGACGGCGTGCTCGAAAACTGTACGAAGGTCGGGAGCTACCTCGTAGGTAAGCTCGAAGGGTTGAAGAAGGATTTTTCTTTTATAAAGGAGGTCCGCGGCAAGGGGCTTATCGTCGCCATGGAGCTCGATCGGCCCGGCGCCGGCATAGTCACTGACTGCCTTGAAAAAAGTCTCCTCATTAACTGCACTGCCGAGACGGTGCTCCGCTTCCTCCCGCCTTTAACGGTAACCGAAGCCGAGGTGGACGAGATGTCGGGGGTGCTTCGGGGGGTGCTCGGGGCGTAGGGGATTACATTCGGGAAGGATCGCCCCGAGCGGCGCAAACGGCAATTGAAAAATCCCTGCAGGTGTGATAAAAATATAGTAATGGCTTTATGCGAGGAGGTGACGGGATGCCGTACAAGGTCAGCATAGTCATAGAAAAAGACGAGCACGGGTTTTACGCCTACTGCCCGGAGCTCGATGGTTGCCAGACCGAAGGGGACACCCTCGATGAGGTCATGGCCAACGCCAGGGAGGCCATCGAACTTTATCTGGAAACCCTTCCCGAGGACGAGAGGAAGGAGGCCTTGAGTAAGGAAATCCTTACGACCACCATGGAGGTAAGAGTTGCCTAAGCTGCCGCGCCTCAAGGCACAGGAAGCGGAAGCAATGCTCTTCAAGGCCGGTTTCGAGATGATAAGGAGCAAGGGCAGCCACAGGATATACAAGAGAGGGGATAGAAGGGTCGTCGTCCCCTTCCATACCGGTAAGACGTTACACCCCAAGACGGTCAAGTGATTAAAGCCGTAGCGGCCACGGGGCAATGAAGTTCCCTCCATGTAAGTCCGATAACCCCACAGCGCGAAAACTCAGCTATAATTAAGGTAGTCCTATTGTTGTTATGGGGGAGCCGGACCGGCGACAACGAGCCGCCTGGTTTCAATCCCCCGGTTTTAATCCGTTGGTAAGGTCGGTAAAATCGGTGCACACCATGGGCTACCACCGACAGCTACTAAGGCCAAAAGACCACCTCCACGTATTCAGGCCGGTCTACGCGACCATGACTGGCCCGGCCGTTGGAGGGCTCCTGACCGTCCTCGCGGTCGCAGCCCTCTGTGTGTTCATAGCCTTCTGGGTACTCTCGATGTGGGTGGCCACGGCCGGGCCCGTCTCCGCATCAATGGCGTTCCTCTCGGTACTCCTCTTCTCTCTCCTCTGTCTGCTCCTGGATGCACTGAGTAAAGAGCTCGCGGCAATAGTCGTGGAGCCGGTAAAGGCCGTCGTACGTATCGGGGCAAGGGGGCTTCTCGGCCGCAAAGCGAAGATACCCTTCTCCGAGATAAAGGGTATCTCGATCGACAGGAGACCGCTACGCGGGTACGGCGCCTTCGTGTACGCCGTCTTGCTCGATACCGACGCCGGGGATGAGGAGCTCTTCCGGGACAGGGACCTCGCAAAGGTGAGGCATTTCGCGAGGGAGCTCTCCGAGCTTATCTCGAGGGAGGTCTCGGACAGGACCTTTTGACCGCTTAAGCCGCGCCGGATAACGGCTCCCGCAGAGTCCATTTTCCCGTTGCATTGACCCACCCCCTGATGTATGCTATATAAAACCGCTTAACGGCGGTTTTTTTGATTCAGGGGGAACTCAAGGTGGATCTTTTAACGATATTCGACCTTAAAAAGGGAGATATAGACGCTCTTATAGAGAGGGCCGTGCTCTTGAAGCAAAGGCTCAAGGGCGCCGTACCGCCCGAACCCCTTACGGCCGAACCCCTGAAGGGCAAGACCCTCGCCCTGATATTCGAGAAGCCCTCGACCAGGACGCGCGTCTCGTTCGAGGCCGCCATGTACCAGCTTGGCGGGAACGTGACCTTCATAAGCCAGGCCGACTCGCAGATAGGCAGGGGCGAGCCCGTGAAGGACACCGCGCGGGTCATGAGCCGCTACGTGGACGGCGTCGTCATCCGGACCTTCGGGCACGGGGTAGTCGAGGAGTTCGCCGGGTACGCGACCGTGCCGGTCATAAACGGCCTTACCGACCTGCACCACCCGTGCCAGGTCCTGGCCGACGTCCTTACCATAGTGGAGAAGAAGGGCGGCTACGGAGATCTGAAGGTCGCCTGGGTCGGCGACGGCAACAACATGGCCAACTCCTGGGTAGAGGCCGCGGCAAGGCTCGGCTTCGAGTTAACGGTCGCCTGTCCTGCGGGCTACGGGCCCGACCCGGACGTGCTCGAGAGGGCCGGGGACGAGGGGATAGGCAAGGTGGAGCTCTCAGAGAGCGCGGAGAAGGCGGTGAAGGGCGCCGACGTCGTAAACACCGACGTCTGGGCCAGCATGGGGCAGGAGGAGGAGGTTCAGTCCAGGAAGAAGGCGTTCAAGGGCTATAAGGTCGACTCCGCTCTCGTGAAGCTCGCCAAGAAGGACGCCATAGTCATGCACTGCCTGCCGGCGCACAGGGGGGAAGAGATAACCGAGGAGGTCATCGAGGGCGGGCAGTCGGTGGTGTGGGACCAGGCCGAGAACAGGCTCCATATGCAGAAGGCGATCCTCGAAAAACTTTTAGGCAACAGGGAATAGAAAGGGAGAACGGATGAAGAAGGGCGTAAAACGCGTGGTGCTCGCCTACTCGGGCGGCCTCGATACATCGGTCATCATTCAATGGCTCCGGGAGAGCTACGGCTGCGAGGTCGTGGCCTTCGTGGCCGACATCGGGCAGGGCTCGGAGGTAAAGCCCCTTAGGAAGAAGGCGCTCGATAGCGGGGCGAAGAAGGTCGTCAT includes:
- the hslU gene encoding ATP-dependent protease ATPase subunit HslU — protein: LDTLLPAPTSSAYPYHPPGPPGHVSGGDERHGEGAPHKDTREKLRGLLKEGKLDERAVEVDQAEHQKMPMVEIFSSAGVEEMDMKEMFSNIFPKKTRRRKVKVPDALEILTQEEAQRLIDMDRVRKEAIERVEQSGIVFIDEIDKIAGRQAGQGPDVSREGVQRDLLPIVEGSTVNTKHGMVKTDHILFIASGAFHISKPSDLIPEFQGRFPIRVELTSLGKGDFIKILTEPENALLKQSIALLETEGVELVFTDDAVEEIAAIATKVNDSMENIGARRLHTVMERVLDDISFNAPDMKEKKLVVDSGYVMERLSEILKDEDLSRYIL
- the argB gene encoding acetylglutamate kinase, translated to MKKHIEKIKVLFEAFPYIKKFYGKTVVIKYGGSAMAEEDLKRSFARDIVLMKYVGINPVIVHGGGPQIGGLLERLGKESRFVKGIRVTDADTMDVVEMVLVGKVNKEIVGLINHFGGRAVGFGGKDGATIKARRLKIRGEEMGMAGEVESIDSSLIASLDEGNFIPVIAPVGGDDKGASYNINADAVAGKIASSLKAEKLILLTDVKGVIDKKKKLLNSLSLSEARSLITRKVATGGMIPKLKCCIEAVARDVTSAHIIDGRVEHAVLLEVFTDAGVGTVIKPRKR
- the prmC gene encoding peptide chain release factor N(5)-glutamine methyltransferase, which translates into the protein MAGTIWDAISRTEDRLKENGISGARREALLMLSQILGTKPSQIIQIRAMPFGESNRKTLEGWVERRLKREPLQYIIGETEFRGVGFMVGPAVLIPRPETEHLVEESVNALKPGPEKPMVLDLCTGSGCVSVCIAMEVPRALVLATDNSPDAIETTVKNALVNDVIERVECLEGDLFDAVKDLPLEGKFDLIVANPPYIKSADIGELEPEVSDYEPRAALDGGEDGLEFIKRIIEGAPRYMKPGGTLIFEVGYDQAEEVEGLLEESEEFESVDIIKDYSGIERVVKARKIGEEETAP
- a CDS encoding aspartate aminotransferase family protein encodes the protein MTNKEIIELTARHVANTYRRFPVAFVKGEGTRLWDADGREYLDFVAGLAVCNLGHCHPRVVEAIREQAGKLIHVSNLFHIEPQSEFAKLLTENSFADRVFFCNSGAEANEAAIKLARKFFSARGEGRFQIVSMEKSFHGRTMAAMAATGQKKIQEGFEPLLEKFIYVPFNDVEAVRRAVTETTAAVMVEPIQGEGGVNLPDKGYLKELKAFSREAGILLIFDEVQVGMGRTGTLFAYENYDVEPDVMTLAKGLAGGVAIGAMLATEEVAAAFGPGAHASTFGGNPLATAAGTAALRATLEDGVLENCTKVGSYLVGKLEGLKKDFSFIKEVRGKGLIVAMELDRPGAGIVTDCLEKSLLINCTAETVLRFLPPLTVTEAEVDEMSGVLRGVLGA
- a CDS encoding type II toxin-antitoxin system HicB family antitoxin; its protein translation is MPYKVSIVIEKDEHGFYAYCPELDGCQTEGDTLDEVMANAREAIELYLETLPEDERKEALSKEILTTTMEVRVA
- a CDS encoding type II toxin-antitoxin system HicA family toxin, producing MPKLPRLKAQEAEAMLFKAGFEMIRSKGSHRIYKRGDRRVVVPFHTGKTLHPKTVK
- the argF gene encoding ornithine carbamoyltransferase; the encoded protein is MDLLTIFDLKKGDIDALIERAVLLKQRLKGAVPPEPLTAEPLKGKTLALIFEKPSTRTRVSFEAAMYQLGGNVTFISQADSQIGRGEPVKDTARVMSRYVDGVVIRTFGHGVVEEFAGYATVPVINGLTDLHHPCQVLADVLTIVEKKGGYGDLKVAWVGDGNNMANSWVEAAARLGFELTVACPAGYGPDPDVLERAGDEGIGKVELSESAEKAVKGADVVNTDVWASMGQEEEVQSRKKAFKGYKVDSALVKLAKKDAIVMHCLPAHRGEEITEEVIEGGQSVVWDQAENRLHMQKAILEKLLGNRE
- a CDS encoding argininosuccinate synthase domain-containing protein, whose product is MKKGVKRVVLAYSGGLDTSVIIQWLRESYGCEVVAFVADIGQGSEVKPLRKKALDSGAKKVV